A section of the Kribbella sp. HUAS MG21 genome encodes:
- a CDS encoding hydroxyacid dehydrogenase codes for MPNPAFRLAALMSPERAADVVDADTRRLIEERFDANWATVDHSISPGSLAKPPALDPAAVPELAAGADVLLTSWGTPHLPKDLWADGNGPKVVAHAAGTVKNLVDPAILDQGVAVFSAGPRIAWSVGEYCLGALLTLARRLPRFDAAIRDGGWKQTGYRGHELAGAKVGIIGASSTARALITMLKPFGCDLAVYDPHLSDQRAQELGVRTTTLEDAASGPFLSIHVPNVPETKGMITRALIENLPDGAVVVNSARGPAIDQQALLEHALDGRIYAALDVYDPEPPAFDAATLRSPNLLLSPHIAGDTAEGHLALAGYVLRDALRWLADGTRGASFVDPAAWSIAA; via the coding sequence GTGCCGAATCCTGCGTTCAGACTCGCCGCTCTGATGTCCCCGGAACGTGCTGCCGACGTTGTCGACGCCGACACCCGCAGGTTGATCGAGGAGCGCTTCGACGCCAACTGGGCAACCGTCGACCACAGCATCTCTCCTGGCTCCCTCGCCAAGCCGCCAGCACTCGACCCCGCCGCAGTACCCGAGCTGGCCGCCGGCGCAGACGTGCTGCTGACGAGCTGGGGTACGCCGCACCTCCCCAAGGACCTGTGGGCGGACGGCAACGGGCCGAAGGTCGTCGCGCACGCCGCCGGCACCGTGAAGAACCTCGTCGATCCGGCGATCCTCGACCAGGGCGTCGCCGTGTTCTCGGCCGGTCCGCGGATCGCCTGGTCGGTCGGCGAGTACTGCCTCGGTGCCCTGCTCACCCTCGCCCGTCGCCTGCCCCGGTTCGACGCGGCGATCCGGGACGGCGGCTGGAAGCAGACCGGGTACCGCGGCCACGAACTCGCCGGCGCCAAGGTCGGCATCATCGGCGCCAGCAGCACCGCCCGCGCGCTGATCACGATGCTGAAGCCCTTCGGCTGCGACCTCGCCGTCTACGACCCGCACCTCTCCGACCAGCGCGCCCAGGAACTCGGCGTACGCACGACGACGCTCGAGGACGCCGCGAGCGGACCGTTCCTCAGCATCCATGTCCCGAACGTCCCCGAGACGAAGGGCATGATCACCCGCGCCCTGATCGAGAACCTGCCCGACGGCGCGGTCGTCGTGAACTCGGCGCGCGGCCCGGCGATCGACCAGCAGGCCCTCCTGGAACACGCGCTCGACGGCCGCATCTACGCGGCCCTCGACGTCTACGATCCCGAGCCGCCGGCCTTCGACGCCGCCACGCTTCGCTCGCCCAACCTGCTGCTCAGCCCGCACATCGCGGGCGACACTGCCGAGGGTCACCTGGCCCTCGCGGGTTACGTACTGCGTGACGCCCTGCGCTGGCTCGCGGACGGTACCCGCGGTGCGAGCTTCGTCGACCCGGCCGCCTGGTCGATCGCCGCCTGA
- a CDS encoding DinB family protein, whose amino-acid sequence MTEFKEQNLDAARFEESTLRGAVFHDVDLSGATFDNVDLSGATIRGARLVDVTLDGDIRNLKVWGVDVVPLIDAELNRRHPGRERMRPTNADGYREAWDLLEQLWGETVAKARRLRPELLHESVDGEWSFIETLRHLVFATDAWVRRAVLGEPEPWDPLDLPHDEMHDTPPIPRDRTARPSLDEVLVLRAQRMAIVRALLANLTDERLAERTVPVAGPGYPASESYVVGDCLGTILGEEFEHRRYAERDLATLAARTVGAGS is encoded by the coding sequence GTGACCGAGTTCAAGGAGCAGAACCTGGACGCGGCGCGGTTCGAGGAGTCGACGCTGCGCGGCGCGGTGTTCCACGACGTCGACCTGTCCGGCGCCACCTTCGACAACGTCGACCTCAGCGGCGCGACGATCCGCGGCGCCCGGCTCGTCGACGTCACCCTCGACGGCGACATCCGCAACCTCAAGGTCTGGGGTGTGGACGTCGTACCGCTGATCGACGCCGAGCTGAACCGCCGCCACCCCGGCCGCGAGCGGATGCGGCCGACGAACGCCGACGGCTACCGCGAGGCCTGGGACCTGCTCGAACAACTCTGGGGCGAGACCGTGGCGAAGGCCCGCCGGCTCCGCCCGGAGCTGCTGCACGAATCGGTGGACGGCGAGTGGTCGTTCATCGAGACGCTGCGGCACCTCGTCTTCGCCACCGATGCCTGGGTACGGCGCGCCGTTCTCGGCGAACCCGAACCGTGGGATCCCCTGGATCTCCCGCACGACGAGATGCACGACACTCCGCCGATACCGCGGGACCGCACGGCCCGGCCGTCGCTCGACGAGGTCCTCGTACTGCGGGCGCAGCGGATGGCGATCGTCCGCGCGCTGCTCGCGAACCTGACCGACGAGCGCCTGGCCGAGCGCACCGTGCCGGTCGCAGGTCCCGGCTATCCGGCGTCCGAGAGCTACGTCGTCGGCGACTGCCTCGGCACGATCCTCGGCGAGGAGTTCGAGCACCGCCGCTACGCCGAGCGCGACCTGGCGACGCTGGCCGCGCGAACTGTCGGTGCGGGCTCCTAG
- a CDS encoding LysR substrate-binding domain-containing protein codes for MDFSLQQLRGFVAVAEELHYGRAAQRLNLTQPPLTRQIQGLERTLDVRLFDRTGRGVRLTAAGGVFLEHARRVLALLEVAPEATRRAADGTTGTLRLAFTAIGAYAVLADFLTMVGNRTPGVTAELTELVSPVQFDALANLEIDLGLVRPPIPERFESLLVHSEDLVLAVPASHPLASGAGQVSLADATDDYIGYSPEGSQYLHDICAAMIGMDRYAVSQLASQVPTMLALVRAGLGCALVPRSIMAMRVEGVRYRELDAADAHSVTLHACWSPDNPNPALQRLAESLRADPRLT; via the coding sequence ATGGATTTCTCGCTGCAGCAGCTCCGGGGCTTCGTCGCTGTCGCCGAGGAACTCCACTACGGCCGCGCGGCACAGCGCCTGAACCTGACGCAGCCGCCGCTGACCCGGCAGATCCAGGGCCTCGAACGGACCCTCGACGTACGCCTGTTCGATCGCACCGGCCGCGGCGTGCGGCTGACCGCGGCCGGCGGTGTCTTCCTCGAGCACGCGCGGCGGGTGCTCGCGCTGCTGGAGGTCGCGCCCGAGGCGACCCGGCGCGCGGCCGACGGGACGACGGGGACGCTGCGGCTCGCGTTCACCGCGATCGGCGCGTACGCCGTCCTCGCGGACTTCCTGACGATGGTCGGCAACCGCACGCCAGGTGTAACGGCGGAGCTGACCGAGCTGGTGAGCCCGGTGCAGTTCGACGCGCTGGCGAACCTGGAGATCGACCTCGGGCTGGTGCGGCCGCCGATCCCGGAGCGGTTCGAGTCGCTGCTGGTGCATTCGGAGGACCTGGTGCTCGCCGTACCGGCCTCGCATCCGCTGGCGTCCGGCGCCGGGCAGGTGTCGCTGGCCGACGCGACCGACGACTACATCGGGTACAGCCCGGAGGGATCGCAGTACCTGCACGACATCTGCGCGGCGATGATCGGGATGGACCGGTACGCCGTGAGCCAGCTGGCGTCCCAGGTCCCGACGATGCTCGCGCTGGTGCGGGCCGGGCTGGGGTGCGCGCTGGTCCCGCGGTCGATCATGGCGATGCGCGTCGAGGGCGTCCGGTACCGCGAACTCGACGCGGCCGACGCGCACTCGGTGACACTGCACGCCTGCTGGAGCCCCGACAACCCGAACCCGGCCCTCCAGCGCTTGGCGGAGTCGCTGCGTGCTGATCCACGCTTGACCTAG
- a CDS encoding VOC family protein, whose protein sequence is MKINASTLSLTVDDVIASRGFFVDHFGYREQAAADGFASLTRDDAVDLVLLQRGIEVLPPEQRDQRAAGLILAFTVDTLDAEEKRLRSEGVEITMPLREEPWGERLFQVTDPNGVVVQLVEWAAPTT, encoded by the coding sequence TTGAAGATCAACGCCTCCACCCTGTCCTTGACCGTCGACGACGTGATCGCGTCGCGCGGGTTCTTCGTCGACCACTTCGGCTACCGCGAGCAGGCGGCCGCGGACGGCTTCGCCTCGTTGACCCGAGACGACGCTGTCGACCTCGTCCTGCTGCAGCGGGGGATCGAGGTCCTGCCGCCGGAGCAGCGTGACCAGCGGGCCGCCGGGCTCATCCTGGCGTTCACCGTCGACACGCTGGACGCCGAGGAGAAGCGACTGCGCTCCGAAGGTGTCGAGATCACGATGCCGCTGCGCGAGGAGCCCTGGGGCGAGCGGCTGTTCCAGGTCACCGACCCCAACGGTGTCGTCGTACAGCTCGTCGAATGGGCCGCACCCACCACCTAG
- a CDS encoding aminoglycoside phosphotransferase family protein: MLDPILVATPHLGAVERAEPVDGFVGNQTFRLHTADGVYYLKSGATIADEARACELVRAAGVPAPEVIALGTNYLITRELAGRPLAEASASVLQAAGRAMRRVHSIAGADAGWRRRLQQVLDDLDVLPAELAVRVREMLPPFVARVQETAPVLLHGDLHLRHLYAVGGELTGILDWGDAAYGDPVFDLARMSMAGPEAMAAFLDGYGVIELPERTLSCYRVLWSLMALQAEHLAGGDWFQAHLDSITRELS, translated from the coding sequence ATGCTCGATCCGATCCTGGTGGCCACGCCACACCTCGGCGCCGTCGAACGCGCGGAGCCGGTCGACGGCTTCGTCGGCAACCAGACCTTCCGCCTGCACACAGCCGACGGCGTCTACTACCTGAAGTCCGGCGCCACGATCGCCGACGAAGCACGCGCGTGCGAGCTCGTACGCGCGGCGGGGGTGCCCGCGCCGGAGGTGATCGCGCTCGGCACGAACTACCTGATCACGCGAGAACTCGCCGGCCGGCCACTCGCCGAAGCATCAGCCTCCGTCCTGCAAGCCGCCGGGCGGGCCATGCGGCGAGTGCACTCGATCGCCGGGGCCGACGCTGGGTGGCGGCGACGACTCCAGCAGGTCCTGGACGATCTGGACGTTCTGCCGGCGGAGCTCGCCGTGCGGGTGCGCGAGATGCTGCCGCCGTTCGTGGCGCGCGTCCAGGAGACGGCGCCGGTCCTGCTCCATGGGGATCTGCATCTGCGGCACCTGTACGCCGTCGGCGGTGAGCTGACCGGGATCCTCGACTGGGGTGATGCGGCGTACGGCGATCCGGTGTTCGATCTTGCGCGGATGTCGATGGCCGGGCCGGAGGCGATGGCGGCGTTTCTGGACGGGTACGGCGTGATCGAACTGCCGGAGCGGACGCTGTCGTGCTATCGCGTGCTGTGGTCGCTGATGGCATTGCAGGCCGAGCACCTGGCCGGTGGCGACTGGTTCCAGGCGCACCTCGACAGCATCACGCGCGAGCTCAGTTGA
- a CDS encoding enolase C-terminal domain-like protein has translation MSRITQVEVFPVAVPFARRFVLGSGAVGAPDAVPDQSTAVVFVKLTTEDGVVGWGEQRALPSWSYETAETMAVVIRRHLAPILLDLTPFDVELFHRRAAQRLSPAVSNGFPFARAALDVALHDAAGKLAGVPVHALLGGKVHDELPLCSAIGVGDPDAVRDHALRSAEYSAYKVKIGGDLDADTAAIETIAEVADGKPLWLDANQSYRPAALRQLLDRTRHIRTIHCIEQPVPSTDTLAMRRVRELVDLPVAIDEGSFSAQDLARAIRLDAADLVVVKTCKSGGLRNALKTAHTALAGGVELLASGLTDCGVAFAAALHVFSQLELALPAELNGPELLTDLYVDGLHITKAVATVPTAPGLGVEVDEERIRAESLNLRYC, from the coding sequence ATGTCCCGCATCACCCAGGTCGAGGTCTTCCCGGTCGCCGTACCGTTCGCCCGCCGCTTCGTGCTCGGCAGCGGCGCCGTCGGCGCGCCGGACGCGGTCCCGGACCAGTCAACCGCCGTGGTCTTCGTCAAGCTGACCACCGAGGACGGCGTGGTCGGCTGGGGCGAACAGCGCGCGCTGCCGAGCTGGAGCTACGAGACCGCCGAGACGATGGCCGTAGTCATCCGCCGGCACCTCGCGCCGATCTTGCTCGACCTCACGCCGTTCGACGTCGAGCTCTTCCACCGGCGCGCCGCGCAGCGCCTCAGCCCCGCGGTCTCGAACGGCTTCCCGTTCGCCCGCGCCGCGCTCGACGTCGCGCTGCACGACGCGGCCGGCAAACTCGCCGGCGTCCCCGTGCACGCGCTGCTCGGCGGCAAGGTCCACGACGAGCTCCCGCTCTGCTCGGCGATCGGGGTCGGCGATCCTGACGCGGTCCGCGACCACGCACTCCGGTCGGCGGAGTATTCGGCGTACAAGGTCAAGATCGGCGGCGACCTGGACGCCGACACGGCAGCGATCGAGACGATCGCGGAAGTTGCCGACGGCAAGCCGTTGTGGCTGGACGCGAACCAGTCCTACCGCCCGGCCGCGCTCAGACAGCTGCTGGATCGCACCAGGCACATCCGGACGATCCACTGCATCGAGCAGCCGGTCCCGAGCACCGACACGCTCGCGATGCGCCGGGTCCGCGAGCTCGTCGACCTTCCGGTCGCGATCGACGAGGGGAGCTTCTCCGCGCAGGACCTCGCCCGGGCGATCCGTCTCGACGCCGCGGACCTGGTCGTGGTCAAGACCTGCAAGTCCGGCGGCCTGCGAAACGCGCTGAAGACCGCCCACACCGCGCTGGCCGGCGGCGTCGAACTACTCGCCAGCGGCCTCACCGACTGCGGTGTCGCCTTCGCCGCTGCACTACACGTGTTCAGTCAGCTAGAGCTCGCCCTACCCGCCGAGCTCAACGGCCCGGAGCTGCTGACCGACCTGTACGTCGACGGCCTGCACATCACCAAGGCCGTCGCAACAGTCCCCACCGCCCCTGGCCTCGGCGTCGAGGTCGACGAGGAGCGCATCCGCGCCGAGTCGCTCAACCTGCGCTACTGCTGA
- a CDS encoding VOC family protein, whose product MDQDWRKLAQAWHARFLIDTYVDGARFVQAVAEACSDAVPEVRLGATFVDVTSRDEAVAQQISAIAAKHGLTPDPTAVAQLEIALDTADLVEIGPFWAAVLTGSTDAFTGNDVLDPTRRVANLWFQGTTPHEAPRQRFHLDLWLPPEVVPGRIEAALAAGGKVVYDNEAPAFTVLADPQGNKVCLCTSEGR is encoded by the coding sequence ATGGACCAGGACTGGCGGAAGCTTGCGCAGGCGTGGCATGCGCGATTCCTGATCGACACGTACGTCGATGGCGCGCGCTTCGTGCAGGCGGTAGCGGAAGCGTGCTCGGACGCCGTACCCGAGGTCCGGCTGGGCGCGACGTTCGTGGACGTGACGAGCCGGGACGAGGCTGTGGCGCAGCAGATCAGCGCGATCGCGGCGAAGCACGGCCTGACCCCCGATCCGACAGCGGTCGCGCAACTCGAGATCGCCCTGGACACCGCGGACCTTGTCGAGATCGGTCCGTTCTGGGCGGCGGTCCTGACCGGCAGCACCGACGCGTTCACCGGCAACGACGTCCTCGATCCGACGCGCCGGGTCGCGAACCTCTGGTTCCAGGGCACCACGCCGCACGAGGCCCCGCGCCAGCGCTTCCACCTCGACCTCTGGCTGCCGCCCGAGGTCGTCCCAGGGCGTATCGAGGCCGCGCTCGCGGCCGGCGGGAAGGTCGTGTACGACAACGAGGCGCCGGCGTTCACCGTCCTCGCCGACCCGCAGGGCAACAAGGTCTGCCTGTGCACCTCCGAGGGCCGCTAA
- a CDS encoding translation factor GTPase family protein, translating into MDVLNLGILAHVDAGKTSLTERLLYAAGVIGEVGRVDDGNTQTDSLALERQRGITIKSAVVSFTIGDVGVNLIDTPGHPDFIAEVERALSVLDGAVLVVSAVEGVQAQTRVLMRTLQRLRIPTLIFVNKIDRAGARSDGVLRELTAKLTRNVVPMGEATDLGTPAADFKPIVQDDLLLDVLADHDDDLLQRYVDGVPLHLDAALAAQTRRAIVHPVYFGSAITGAGTDALTNGIRDLLPRARTTDGPLDGTVFKVERGPAGEKIAYARLFSGSLAVRDRIRYGDTDGKITALEVFGDGTTLRAGQIGKLWGLTGIRIGDTITALGDDSTHRRAGVTAFAPPTLETVVTPRKLSDKGNLRVALTQLAEQDPLINLRQDDLRQETYVSLYGEVQKEVIESTLATEYGIEVDFRETTTICVERIVGTGQAVEFNKKDPNPFLATVGLRVEPAPVGAGVTFDLEVELGSMPFAFMKAVEETVRETLHQGLHGWQIPDAHVVMTHSGYSARQSHAHAVFDKSMSSTAGDFRFLTPLVLMAALRQAGTTVHEPMHRFQLEIPTDTTRAVLAALARLRAIPQVPAPAAETSTLEGEIPAAAVYELEQQLPALTRGEGVLESAFERYQPVTGPIPERPRTDHDPLNRREYLLHVQRRV; encoded by the coding sequence GTGGACGTACTGAATCTTGGGATTCTGGCGCATGTTGACGCCGGGAAGACGAGTCTGACCGAGCGGCTGCTGTACGCCGCCGGGGTCATCGGCGAGGTCGGTCGGGTCGATGACGGGAACACCCAGACCGACTCCCTCGCGCTCGAACGGCAGCGCGGGATCACGATCAAGTCGGCGGTGGTCTCGTTCACGATCGGCGACGTCGGCGTGAACCTGATCGACACCCCGGGGCACCCCGACTTCATCGCCGAGGTGGAGCGCGCCTTGAGCGTGCTCGACGGCGCGGTGCTGGTGGTCTCGGCGGTCGAAGGGGTCCAGGCGCAGACCCGGGTGCTGATGCGCACGCTGCAGCGCCTGCGGATCCCGACCCTGATCTTCGTCAACAAGATCGACCGGGCCGGAGCGCGGTCCGACGGCGTACTGCGGGAGCTCACCGCCAAGTTGACGCGCAACGTCGTACCGATGGGCGAAGCCACCGACCTCGGCACCCCCGCGGCCGACTTCAAGCCCATCGTCCAGGACGATCTCCTGCTCGACGTCCTCGCCGATCACGACGACGACCTCCTGCAGCGGTACGTCGACGGCGTACCACTGCACCTCGACGCAGCCCTCGCCGCGCAGACCCGCCGGGCGATCGTGCACCCGGTGTACTTCGGATCCGCGATCACCGGCGCCGGCACGGACGCCCTCACCAACGGCATCCGCGACCTGCTCCCCCGCGCCCGCACCACCGACGGCCCGCTCGACGGCACCGTCTTCAAGGTCGAACGCGGCCCCGCCGGCGAGAAGATCGCCTACGCGCGGCTGTTCTCCGGCAGCCTCGCGGTCCGCGACCGGATCCGGTACGGCGACACGGACGGCAAGATCACCGCACTCGAGGTCTTCGGCGACGGAACCACCCTGCGCGCCGGCCAGATCGGTAAGCTCTGGGGCCTCACCGGCATCAGGATCGGCGACACGATCACCGCGCTCGGGGACGACTCCACCCACCGGCGAGCCGGAGTCACCGCGTTCGCGCCGCCGACGCTCGAGACCGTGGTCACGCCGCGAAAGCTGTCCGACAAGGGCAACCTCCGCGTCGCGCTCACCCAACTCGCCGAGCAGGACCCGCTGATCAACCTCCGCCAGGACGACCTGCGGCAGGAGACCTACGTGTCGCTGTACGGCGAGGTACAGAAGGAGGTCATCGAGAGCACGCTGGCCACCGAGTACGGCATCGAGGTCGACTTCCGCGAGACCACCACGATCTGCGTCGAGCGGATCGTCGGCACCGGCCAGGCGGTCGAGTTCAACAAGAAGGACCCGAACCCGTTCCTGGCCACGGTCGGCCTGCGCGTCGAACCCGCACCGGTCGGCGCCGGCGTGACGTTCGACCTCGAGGTCGAACTCGGCTCGATGCCGTTCGCGTTCATGAAGGCCGTCGAGGAGACCGTCCGCGAGACTTTGCACCAGGGCCTGCACGGCTGGCAGATCCCCGACGCGCACGTCGTCATGACGCATTCTGGGTACTCCGCCCGGCAGAGCCACGCGCACGCGGTGTTCGACAAGAGCATGTCCAGCACCGCCGGCGACTTCCGGTTCCTCACGCCGCTGGTGCTGATGGCCGCCCTTCGGCAAGCCGGTACGACGGTGCACGAGCCGATGCACCGCTTCCAGTTGGAGATCCCGACGGACACGACCCGCGCCGTACTCGCAGCTCTTGCCCGGCTCCGGGCGATCCCGCAGGTGCCGGCGCCGGCCGCGGAAACCTCGACGCTGGAAGGCGAGATTCCCGCGGCCGCCGTGTACGAACTCGAGCAGCAGCTCCCCGCGCTGACCCGCGGCGAGGGTGTGCTCGAGTCGGCGTTCGAGCGCTACCAGCCGGTGACCGGGCCGATCCCAGAGCGGCCGCGCACCGACCACGACCCGCTCAACCGGCGCGAGTACCTGCTGCACGTCCAGCGCCGGGTCTGA
- a CDS encoding TetR family transcriptional regulator, with protein sequence MDLTQTAPTGLRELKKQETRQLISDHATRLFIAQGFEQTTIAEIATAARVAKKTVTNYFARKEDLALDHQDAFVATLAETVAARSPGESALAALRRGFEQAVATQDPVTGFAGLEFTRMIADSPTLTTCLRGLHDQREQALRETLAEAVGEPSDSITVHTAAALLGAVHRTLFDRIQHLTLSGRTNDEIASLIAPEGAQAFDLLDPALGDYAVR encoded by the coding sequence ATGGACCTAACTCAGACGGCCCCGACCGGGCTGCGGGAGCTCAAGAAGCAGGAGACCCGGCAGCTGATCTCGGACCACGCGACCCGGCTGTTCATCGCGCAGGGCTTCGAGCAGACCACGATCGCCGAGATCGCCACCGCCGCGCGGGTCGCGAAGAAGACCGTCACCAACTACTTCGCCCGCAAGGAGGACCTGGCGCTCGACCATCAGGACGCGTTCGTCGCGACCCTGGCCGAGACGGTGGCCGCCCGCAGCCCCGGCGAGTCCGCGCTCGCCGCTCTGCGCCGCGGCTTCGAGCAGGCGGTCGCGACCCAAGACCCCGTCACCGGCTTCGCCGGCCTGGAGTTCACCCGCATGATCGCCGACAGCCCGACGCTGACCACGTGCCTCCGCGGCCTCCACGACCAACGCGAACAGGCCCTCCGCGAGACCCTCGCCGAAGCCGTCGGCGAGCCCTCCGACTCGATCACCGTCCACACCGCCGCCGCCCTATTGGGCGCAGTACACCGCACCCTCTTCGACCGCATCCAGCACCTCACGCTGTCCGGCCGGACCAACGACGAGATCGCCAGCCTCATTGCCCCCGAAGGAGCGCAGGCCTTCGACCTGCTCGATCCCGCCCTCGGCGACTACGCGGTCCGCTGA
- a CDS encoding small ribosomal subunit Rsm22 family protein, protein MSSVDTQLHAALARALRGVPYDDLRRRVTALSHRYRSEQVDDTAPGMSDALDALAYAVVRMPATFRALHAALAAAEQRINAPVSSHLDLGGGTGAAAWAAAALWPAVATEIVERQPAAIRLGRDLAAGNLPQVRWTTSDLGTWTGSGPVDLVTIGYVLNELTDQARRDLTRTATRRAITIVVVEPGTPRGHRRILDARDLLIDHGFRIAAPCPHQGPCPVDWCHFATRLPRTELHRALKDGTRNFEDEKFAYVVATRAPIRPAPAQVIARPSRLKNRVVLDLCTSQGAVERIVVPKSAEAYRAARSTAWGDAWG, encoded by the coding sequence ATGTCCTCCGTGGACACCCAACTTCATGCTGCCCTCGCACGCGCTCTCCGCGGTGTGCCGTACGACGACCTGCGCCGCCGGGTGACGGCGCTCTCGCACCGGTACCGCAGCGAACAGGTCGACGACACCGCTCCCGGTATGAGCGACGCCCTCGACGCCCTCGCGTACGCCGTCGTACGCATGCCCGCGACCTTCCGCGCCCTGCACGCGGCCCTTGCAGCGGCCGAACAGCGGATCAACGCACCGGTCAGCTCCCACCTGGATCTCGGCGGCGGCACCGGAGCCGCCGCATGGGCAGCCGCCGCCCTCTGGCCGGCGGTCGCCACCGAGATCGTCGAACGCCAGCCGGCCGCTATCCGTCTCGGCCGGGACCTTGCCGCCGGCAACCTTCCGCAGGTCCGTTGGACAACGTCCGACCTCGGAACCTGGACCGGCTCCGGCCCGGTGGACCTCGTCACGATCGGCTACGTGCTCAACGAGCTGACCGACCAGGCCCGCCGCGACCTCACCCGCACCGCGACCAGGCGCGCGATCACGATCGTCGTCGTCGAGCCGGGTACGCCGCGCGGCCACCGCCGCATCCTCGACGCCCGCGACCTGCTGATCGATCACGGTTTCCGGATCGCCGCACCGTGCCCACACCAAGGTCCGTGTCCCGTCGACTGGTGCCACTTCGCGACCCGGCTGCCGCGCACCGAACTCCATCGCGCCCTCAAGGACGGCACCCGGAACTTCGAGGACGAGAAGTTCGCGTACGTCGTCGCGACCCGCGCCCCGATCCGCCCGGCACCGGCGCAGGTCATCGCCCGCCCGAGCCGCCTGAAGAACCGCGTCGTGCTCGACCTCTGCACGTCACAGGGCGCCGTCGAGCGGATCGTCGTACCGAAGTCGGCTGAGGCGTATCGGGCCGCACGCAGTACGGCGTGGGGTGATGCCTGGGGCTAG
- a CDS encoding putative protein N(5)-glutamine methyltransferase, protein MLRVSVDLGPVVARLRASGCVFAEDEAELIVETARDVRELAAMVDRRVAGEPLEYVVGWASFRGLRIAVDPGVFIPRRRTEFLVTEALRVTVPGAVVVDLLCGSGALGAAVASERAVSLYAADIEPVAVRCARRNLLPWQGTVYEGDLFAPVPEHLRGRIDVLLANVPYVPTDEIRLLPPEARLHEPRITLDGGPDGLATLRRLAAEAPAWLAPGGHLFVETSDQQAPRAATVLREHGLGARIVSDKDLGANVVIGRRQRTA, encoded by the coding sequence GTGCTGAGGGTCTCCGTTGATCTCGGTCCGGTGGTCGCGCGGTTGCGGGCGTCCGGGTGCGTGTTCGCCGAGGACGAGGCGGAGCTGATCGTCGAGACCGCGCGAGACGTGCGCGAGTTGGCGGCGATGGTCGACCGCCGGGTGGCGGGGGAGCCGTTGGAGTACGTCGTCGGCTGGGCGTCGTTCCGCGGGTTGCGGATCGCCGTCGATCCCGGGGTGTTCATTCCGCGTCGCCGTACCGAGTTTTTGGTGACTGAGGCGTTGCGCGTGACGGTCCCGGGAGCGGTCGTCGTCGACCTGCTCTGCGGCTCGGGCGCTCTGGGTGCGGCGGTCGCAAGCGAGCGTGCGGTGTCGCTGTACGCCGCCGACATCGAGCCGGTCGCGGTGCGCTGCGCCCGGCGGAACCTGCTGCCCTGGCAGGGGACCGTCTACGAGGGCGACCTGTTCGCCCCAGTGCCGGAGCACCTGCGCGGCCGGATCGACGTACTGCTGGCCAACGTCCCGTACGTCCCCACCGACGAGATCCGCCTGCTTCCCCCCGAGGCCCGACTCCACGAACCCCGCATCACCCTCGACGGCGGCCCCGACGGGTTGGCCACCCTCCGCCGCCTAGCAGCCGAGGCTCCGGCTTGGCTGGCTCCGGGCGGCCACCTCTTCGTCGAAACGAGCGACCAGCAGGCGCCACGTGCAGCAACGGTCCTCCGCGAGCACGGCCTGGGCGCGCGGATCGTGTCGGACAAGGACCTCGGCGCGAACGTCGTCATCGGCCGGCGTCAGCGGACCGCGTAG
- the pyrH gene encoding UMP kinase: MYRRLVLKLSGQAIAGPHEFGFSSDRLTHLATEVIALRATGVQVAVVVGGGNVFRGNRAGDWGIDRVEADNIGMLGTVINAVLLRGRLAALGAHDVRLMTAIPINNLAEPYIRLRALRHLEKGELILLACGNGQPFTTTDYPSVQRAVELQADALLVAKNGTDGVYDADPNKHPDAARFDHLTYQEVIDRGLTVMDQSAFILARDHHLPLHVFDIDRPQAAPAIATGTHIGTLIN, from the coding sequence ATGTATCGCAGGCTCGTCCTCAAACTGTCCGGCCAGGCGATCGCCGGACCGCACGAGTTCGGTTTCAGCAGCGATCGCTTGACCCACCTCGCGACCGAGGTGATCGCGCTGCGCGCCACCGGCGTCCAGGTCGCGGTCGTGGTCGGCGGCGGGAACGTGTTCCGCGGCAACCGGGCCGGCGACTGGGGCATCGACCGGGTCGAGGCGGACAACATCGGCATGCTCGGCACGGTCATCAACGCGGTCCTGCTCCGCGGGCGGCTCGCGGCGCTGGGCGCGCACGACGTACGGCTGATGACGGCGATCCCGATCAACAACCTCGCCGAGCCGTACATCCGGCTGCGGGCGCTGCGGCACCTGGAGAAGGGCGAGCTCATCCTGCTTGCCTGCGGCAACGGACAGCCCTTCACCACCACCGACTACCCGTCGGTGCAACGCGCGGTCGAACTCCAGGCCGACGCCCTCCTGGTCGCCAAGAACGGCACCGACGGCGTGTACGACGCCGACCCCAACAAGCACCCCGACGCGGCACGCTTCGACCACCTCACCTACCAGGAAGTCATCGACCGCGGCCTCACCGTCATGGACCAGTCCGCCTTCATCCTGGCCCGCGACCATCACCTCCCCCTCCACGTCTTCGACATAGACCGCCCCCAAGCCGCCCCCGCCATAGCCACCGGCACCCACATCGGCACCCTGATCAACTGA